The Pirellulales bacterium genomic sequence CGTGATCGTGTGATGAAAGCATTTGAAGGATTGAAACTCGAGAATATGAAGGTGGACGAGGCTAATCTTTCGGTGCACTCTGGCACGTCCAAAGATCAGGCGCAATTGATCATGCGGGGCATGCCACAAAACAACAATCCCACCCCGCCCCAGGTGGAGGTTACCAGCGTGGTACGCATACGGTTGCAGGGCATCGACAAAATACCAACCGACGATTTGATGAAAACTATTGGCAAACTGCTCGATACGGCTAAAGACAGCGGCGCCGCCGTCGGTCCCAGCGATGAAGAAGTTTCGATGGCTTATCGCTATGGTCGAACCACTTCCAACAACATGGTTCGATTTGTTGTTACGGGGGTCGATCAAATTCGGGAAGCTGCGTATCAAAAAGCCGCCGCTGATGCCAAAGAACGTGCCGAACGCCTGGCCAAATTGCACGGTTTGAAACTCGGTCCAGTATTATTTGTGCAGGAAAGTTTTGTCTCGGGTGACAGTCCCAACAATAATATTCAACAATCGTGGGATGTTTCTTCCTCCGACCAAACACCCCATGGAGAGATCAATAGCGACAGTATGACGGGCGCGGTGTTTCAAGTGAAACTAGCGGTTCGGTTCGGAATCGAACGAGCCGATAAGACCCAGGAACAAACGTCAACATCTTCAGAATCTCACGTTTCTGCGACCGAGAATAAATAGCCTGGAAGGCAGAATCTTCAATTGTTCAAATCAAATCCTCAGCAGAATGCCACGGATGAGATTTCCTAAGCCATTAATCTGCTTTTCCTTTGCTTCCGCGCAATCAGGACGTGGGTTGTGCTGTCTGTTGACGGTATGCATGATTGCCGCGCCGTTGGCGCAAGTTCAACTTGCGCAAG encodes the following:
- a CDS encoding SIMPL domain-containing protein (The SIMPL domain is named for its presence in mouse protein SIMPL (signalling molecule that associates with mouse pelle-like kinase). Bacterial member BP26, from Brucella, was shown to assemble into a channel-like structure, while YggE from E. coli has been associated with resistance to oxidative stress.) produces the protein MLPIVAIAGLSLVALQSARAQVGGNGIGVNGAGEVTAKPDTVELKLRVSGAAELTDDAIVKHRDARDRVMKAFEGLKLENMKVDEANLSVHSGTSKDQAQLIMRGMPQNNNPTPPQVEVTSVVRIRLQGIDKIPTDDLMKTIGKLLDTAKDSGAAVGPSDEEVSMAYRYGRTTSNNMVRFVVTGVDQIREAAYQKAAADAKERAERLAKLHGLKLGPVLFVQESFVSGDSPNNNIQQSWDVSSSDQTPHGEINSDSMTGAVFQVKLAVRFGIERADKTQEQTSTSSESHVSATENK